A genomic stretch from Chryseobacterium sp. SNU WT5 includes:
- a CDS encoding lysophospholipid acyltransferase family protein, with product MAKKNIFTDAFGNLYFLKRLIIFILGMISYRRFNGFNKLKISGAENLVDLPDSNVLFVSNHQTYFADVAAMYQAFCAVNNGYLNSIKNPIYLLNPKVDIYYVAAEETMNKGFMTRIFKLAGAVTVKRTWRAEGHNVNRMVDLSEVENIMKALDNGWVITFPQGTTSAFAQGRKGTAKLVKNQKPIVIPIKINGFRRAFDKKGLRVKVTGVKPTMEFKPPLDIDYEKDDSHTIMRKIMVAIEQTEDFNVLHEYDEELKAQKTEIKN from the coding sequence ATGGCGAAGAAAAATATATTCACAGATGCCTTTGGTAATCTGTATTTCTTAAAACGGTTGATAATTTTTATCTTAGGGATGATCTCCTACCGACGGTTCAACGGTTTTAATAAGCTGAAAATTTCTGGCGCCGAAAATTTAGTTGATCTTCCTGATTCCAATGTGCTCTTCGTATCCAATCATCAAACGTATTTCGCAGATGTTGCGGCTATGTATCAGGCTTTTTGCGCGGTAAACAATGGTTATTTAAATTCGATTAAAAATCCAATTTATCTCTTAAATCCAAAAGTTGACATTTATTATGTTGCCGCGGAAGAAACGATGAATAAAGGATTTATGACAAGAATCTTCAAGTTGGCTGGAGCAGTTACTGTAAAAAGAACCTGGCGTGCAGAAGGACATAATGTAAACAGAATGGTTGATTTGTCTGAAGTTGAAAACATTATGAAAGCGTTGGATAATGGCTGGGTAATCACTTTCCCACAGGGTACTACCTCTGCATTCGCACAGGGAAGAAAAGGAACAGCGAAATTGGTTAAAAATCAAAAACCTATTGTAATTCCAATTAAAATTAATGGTTTTAGAAGAGCTTTCGATAAAAAGGGACTAAGGGTAAAAGTAACTGGTGTAAAGCCGACTATGGAATTTAAACCCCCTTTGGATATTGACTACGAAAAGGATGATTCCCATACCATCATGCGAAAAATAATGGTTGCTATAGAACAAACCGAAGATTTTAATGTATTGCATGAGTACGATGAAGAACTAAAAGCTCAAAAAACAGAAATTAAAAATTAA
- a CDS encoding NUDIX hydrolase — translation MKTFGRDLLTKIQQAMLQGEAAHEIYSPPYRPLYSYDEILEKNPKFAAVNILLYLKDNEWYIPLIVRSENERDRHSGQISLPGGKKEDCDPTFATTAKRETSEEVGIEEHYIRIIRELSPIYIPPSNFYVKAFVSYTKKNPQFILQESEAVELIEFPISSILALGNEPEMMTLPGSRGVEVPVINFNGYIIWGATSMILSEFSQLLKNL, via the coding sequence ATGAAAACCTTTGGTCGCGATCTATTAACAAAAATACAACAGGCAATGCTTCAAGGCGAGGCTGCACATGAAATTTATTCGCCACCTTACCGTCCACTTTATTCTTATGACGAAATTCTAGAAAAAAATCCAAAATTTGCAGCAGTCAACATTCTTTTATATTTGAAAGATAATGAATGGTATATCCCGTTAATTGTCCGCAGCGAGAATGAAAGAGACCGTCACAGTGGCCAAATTTCTTTACCTGGTGGAAAAAAGGAGGATTGTGATCCCACGTTTGCAACTACCGCAAAAAGGGAAACTTCAGAAGAAGTGGGAATTGAAGAACATTACATAAGAATCATTCGCGAACTTTCCCCAATCTATATCCCGCCAAGTAATTTTTATGTCAAAGCTTTTGTTTCTTACACAAAAAAAAATCCGCAATTTATATTGCAGGAAAGTGAGGCTGTAGAACTGATTGAATTCCCAATCTCTTCTATTTTAGCATTGGGTAATGAACCTGAGATGATGACTTTACCAGGTTCAAGAGGCGTAGAAGTTCCGGTGATTAATTTCAACGGGTACATCATTTGGGGAGCGACTTCTATGATTTTGAGTGAGTTCAGTCAATTATTGAAAAATTTGTAA
- the mgtE gene encoding magnesium transporter, protein MRLETSEIIFNPQDIAETLSELHVDQRLIAFLKVPKQYKADVFSHLDPDFQEETIRRIGNEEVSELLNAMTPDDRTALFEDFPDELIKYSINHLNPKERRIALKLLGYHVDSIARLMTPYYIQIRKEWTVKKCFQQIKKVGKKVETMNHLYVVDEKNRLIDDIAIGSLLLAEEDTLISEITDDHFVAITTTTSKEDAVLYFEKYDRSALPIVTEAGVLVGIVTIDDILDQIAAQNTEDIQRFGGVDALDMPYTQTSWIEMVKKRGTWLVILFFSEMLTASAMGFFEHEIEKAVVLALFVPLIISSGGNSGSQAATLIIRAMALQEIGLKDWWYVMRKEIVSGILLGGILGIIGFIRIMTWQKTGLYDYGEHWVYIGFSIAVSLVLIILWGTLSGSMIPFVLKRFKLDPATSSAPFVATLVDVTGLIIYFTVAGMFLAGKLL, encoded by the coding sequence ATCAGATTGGAAACTTCGGAAATTATTTTTAACCCTCAAGATATTGCAGAAACGCTGAGCGAATTACACGTTGATCAGCGGCTTATAGCATTCTTGAAAGTTCCGAAGCAATATAAAGCAGATGTGTTTTCGCATTTGGATCCTGATTTTCAAGAAGAAACCATCCGAAGGATAGGAAACGAAGAAGTTTCTGAACTTTTGAATGCGATGACTCCTGATGACAGAACTGCTTTGTTTGAGGATTTTCCAGATGAATTGATCAAGTATTCCATTAATCATCTAAATCCGAAAGAAAGGAGGATCGCCCTAAAATTACTGGGTTATCATGTAGATTCCATTGCGCGTTTGATGACTCCATACTATATTCAGATCCGTAAGGAGTGGACTGTTAAAAAGTGTTTTCAGCAGATCAAAAAAGTAGGTAAAAAGGTGGAGACCATGAACCACCTTTATGTGGTTGATGAAAAAAACCGCCTTATTGATGATATTGCTATCGGATCGCTTCTGTTGGCAGAAGAAGATACTTTAATTTCAGAAATAACTGATGATCATTTTGTTGCTATTACAACGACAACGTCAAAAGAAGATGCCGTTCTTTATTTCGAAAAATATGACCGTTCTGCTTTACCGATTGTTACGGAAGCGGGTGTTCTTGTAGGAATTGTAACTATTGATGATATTTTAGACCAGATTGCAGCTCAGAATACTGAAGATATCCAGAGATTTGGGGGTGTGGACGCGCTCGATATGCCTTATACGCAAACCTCCTGGATAGAAATGGTTAAAAAACGGGGAACATGGTTGGTGATTCTTTTTTTCTCCGAAATGTTAACGGCTTCTGCAATGGGATTTTTTGAACATGAAATTGAAAAAGCAGTCGTACTCGCACTTTTCGTTCCACTAATTATTTCCAGTGGTGGAAATTCCGGTTCGCAGGCGGCAACGCTGATTATTCGTGCGATGGCACTTCAAGAAATTGGTTTGAAAGATTGGTGGTATGTCATGCGAAAAGAAATTGTTTCGGGAATTTTGCTTGGTGGGATTCTGGGTATTATTGGTTTTATCAGAATCATGACGTGGCAAAAAACGGGATTGTATGATTACGGTGAGCATTGGGTTTATATTGGCTTTAGTATTGCGGTTTCGTTGGTGTTAATAATCCTTTGGGGAACGCTTTCTGGTTCGATGATTCCTTTTGTTTTAAAAAGATTTAAACTGGATCCTGCAACTTCATCCGCGCCGTTTGTAGCGACCTTGGTCGATGTGACTGGTTTGATTATTTATTTCACCGTAGCCGGGATGTTCCTGGCAGGAAAACTCCTTTAA
- a CDS encoding ABC transporter substrate-binding protein — MRIISLVPSITETLFDFGLTDVDVVGRTKFCIHPADLVKNVEIIGGTKNLNLDKIKALKPDLIIANKEENEKFQVEELMKDFKVWVTDIETLEDNQAFITELGALLDREELAENFNQGIASIFNGINVSKSKTVAYLIWRNPYMTVGSDTFINEVLEKLGFENLFKSQTRYPEISGEDLKNADLIFLSSEPYPFQQKHIDELQLQQINNEMILVDGEAFSWFGTHLIKVQKYLKELSLELA, encoded by the coding sequence ATGAGAATTATTTCATTGGTTCCCAGTATTACCGAAACGCTTTTTGATTTTGGCTTAACTGATGTAGACGTTGTTGGACGTACTAAATTTTGTATTCATCCGGCTGATTTAGTTAAAAATGTAGAAATTATAGGTGGTACAAAAAATTTGAATCTGGATAAAATTAAAGCGCTTAAACCCGATTTAATTATTGCCAACAAAGAAGAAAATGAAAAGTTTCAAGTTGAAGAATTAATGAAAGATTTTAAAGTTTGGGTGACCGATATCGAAACTTTAGAAGATAATCAAGCATTTATAACCGAACTTGGAGCCCTCTTAGATAGAGAAGAATTAGCCGAAAATTTTAATCAGGGAATTGCCTCTATCTTTAACGGTATTAATGTCTCCAAATCTAAAACGGTGGCCTATCTTATTTGGAGAAATCCTTACATGACGGTAGGTTCCGATACTTTTATTAATGAGGTATTAGAAAAACTCGGCTTTGAAAATTTATTTAAATCTCAAACAAGATATCCGGAAATTTCAGGTGAAGATTTAAAAAATGCTGATCTTATTTTTCTTTCTTCAGAACCATATCCTTTTCAGCAAAAGCACATCGATGAACTTCAATTACAACAGATAAATAATGAGATGATTTTAGTCGATGGTGAAGCATTTTCCTGGTTTGGAACCCATTTAATAAAGGTACAGAAATATTTGAAAGAGTTATCTTTAGAACTCGCATAA
- the dapA gene encoding 4-hydroxy-tetrahydrodipicolinate synthase gives MSNLKGLGVALVTPFNEDLSVDFDSLTKLIEFNIKNGTNYLVVLGTTAEAATLSKEEKDAVTKHIIKINNKRLPLVLGIGGNNTMEVKKEIEESDLADFEAILSVSPYYNRPNQEGLYQHYKVLAGIGKKIIIYNVPSRTGQNIEASTTLRLAKEFPNLMMIKEAAPNILQYFDILRQKPENFNLVSGDDEYTLPVTLAGGNGVISVIGQGYPKEFSTMVQLAFDGKVKEAYEIHNKLVEITRMIFAEGNPAGIKTVLAELGIVKNFVRLPLVVATEELQNKIKAQMATI, from the coding sequence ATGAGTAATTTAAAAGGTTTGGGTGTTGCTTTAGTAACGCCATTTAATGAAGATTTATCGGTAGATTTCGATTCTTTAACGAAATTGATTGAGTTCAATATCAAAAACGGAACAAATTATTTGGTCGTTTTGGGAACAACAGCAGAAGCGGCAACACTTTCAAAGGAAGAAAAGGACGCTGTAACCAAACACATTATAAAGATTAACAATAAGCGACTTCCTTTGGTTCTGGGAATTGGTGGCAATAACACGATGGAAGTTAAAAAAGAAATCGAAGAGAGCGATCTAGCGGATTTCGAAGCGATACTTTCTGTTTCACCATATTATAACAGACCAAACCAAGAAGGACTTTATCAGCATTACAAAGTATTAGCTGGAATAGGAAAAAAAATAATCATTTATAATGTTCCTTCTCGGACCGGGCAGAATATTGAGGCATCGACAACATTGAGGTTAGCGAAGGAATTCCCGAATCTCATGATGATCAAAGAAGCAGCACCTAATATCCTACAGTATTTTGATATTTTGAGACAAAAACCTGAGAACTTCAATCTGGTATCTGGCGACGACGAATATACGCTACCTGTAACTTTAGCAGGTGGGAATGGAGTAATTTCGGTAATTGGACAAGGATATCCGAAAGAGTTTTCAACAATGGTTCAGTTGGCTTTTGACGGAAAAGTGAAAGAGGCCTATGAAATTCACAATAAATTGGTAGAAATTACACGAATGATCTTTGCTGAAGGAAATCCAGCCGGAATTAAAACAGTATTGGCTGAACTTGGAATCGTTAAAAATTTCGTAAGACTGCCATTAGTCGTGGCAACAGAAGAGTTACAGAATAAAATTAAAGCTCAAATGGCTACCATTTAA
- a CDS encoding 5'-nucleotidase C-terminal domain-containing protein — MKTKFLMLSLVFLSIISCRTSLSFASVQTEKNIAISKDLPEDQNFKEVIKPYRMELEGKMNTKISHTSVDLTKQGDNSNLGNLLADYTFEGADEWAKKNGIPNGVDGAVINIGGIRTTIAVGDILTRQIYEVMPFENEVMIMKMKGTDMQGLFDYYLKTLKNNPVSHIVIETDKDKIIKQLINGKPIDPQKVYYIATSDYLALGGDNMDYFKKGEMISTGVKLRDLFLEKFIANPEVKVPTDMRLDFKNKKNKTDE, encoded by the coding sequence ATGAAGACAAAATTTTTAATGCTCAGTTTGGTGTTTTTATCGATTATCTCGTGTAGAACTTCACTAAGCTTTGCCAGCGTTCAGACCGAGAAAAATATTGCTATTTCGAAAGATTTACCAGAAGATCAAAATTTTAAGGAAGTTATTAAACCTTATAGAATGGAATTGGAAGGTAAAATGAATACCAAAATTTCTCATACATCAGTAGATTTAACGAAACAAGGAGACAATAGTAATCTGGGCAATCTTCTTGCAGATTATACTTTTGAAGGTGCCGATGAGTGGGCGAAAAAGAATGGAATTCCAAACGGAGTTGATGGTGCGGTGATCAATATCGGGGGAATTAGAACTACGATTGCAGTAGGTGATATTTTGACCAGACAGATTTATGAAGTAATGCCTTTTGAAAATGAAGTGATGATCATGAAGATGAAAGGGACCGATATGCAGGGGCTTTTTGATTATTATTTGAAAACATTGAAAAATAATCCAGTTTCGCACATTGTTATTGAAACAGATAAAGATAAAATAATCAAGCAGCTCATCAATGGAAAACCTATTGATCCTCAAAAAGTGTATTACATTGCAACCTCTGATTATTTGGCGTTAGGTGGAGATAATATGGATTATTTCAAAAAAGGTGAAATGATTTCAACAGGTGTTAAATTACGTGATTTATTTCTTGAGAAATTTATTGCTAATCCTGAAGTTAAAGTTCCTACTGATATGCGTTTAGATTTTAAAAATAAGAAAAACAAAACTGATGAATAG
- a CDS encoding bifunctional metallophosphatase/5'-nucleotidase: MNRKQFLKTIGGGTLAMTLAPNLLMAESFSLLNSASEYQLTILHTNDQHSRIEPFDSSYTRNPNQGGFARRAALIQKIRGEEKNILLLDSGDTFQGTPYFNFFGGELEFKLMSMMGYDASTMGNHDFDNGLGGFKKVRSAAKFPFICSNYNFKNTILDGETEPYKIFNKNGIRVGIFGVGIELSGLVGKKDYGETEYLDPVEIAQHYADFLKNDKKCDLVICLSHIGFDYKDDPKKVSDKILAANTNGIDLILGGHTHTFLPEPQSFMNKIGKNVLVNQVGWAGLLLGKITFYFDKNKNVKNISWNNQVIDDSILV, encoded by the coding sequence ATGAATAGGAAACAGTTTCTGAAAACGATAGGTGGTGGAACATTAGCCATGACATTGGCTCCCAATCTTTTGATGGCGGAGAGCTTTTCGTTATTAAATTCCGCATCGGAATATCAATTGACCATTCTTCATACGAACGATCAACACAGCCGAATTGAACCTTTTGATTCGAGTTATACCCGTAATCCTAATCAAGGTGGTTTTGCAAGACGTGCTGCTTTGATTCAGAAAATTCGTGGTGAAGAAAAGAATATTCTGCTGCTCGATTCGGGAGATACTTTCCAGGGAACACCTTACTTTAATTTCTTCGGTGGTGAGTTGGAGTTCAAATTAATGTCCATGATGGGTTATGATGCCTCGACAATGGGGAATCATGATTTTGATAACGGCTTGGGCGGATTCAAAAAAGTAAGATCAGCCGCTAAATTTCCTTTTATATGTTCGAATTATAATTTTAAAAATACCATTCTAGATGGTGAAACGGAGCCTTACAAAATTTTTAATAAAAATGGAATTAGAGTTGGGATATTCGGAGTAGGAATTGAACTTTCGGGTTTGGTTGGTAAAAAGGACTACGGTGAGACAGAATATTTGGATCCTGTTGAAATAGCCCAGCATTATGCTGATTTCTTAAAAAATGATAAGAAATGTGATTTGGTTATTTGTCTTTCACATATAGGATTTGATTATAAAGATGATCCAAAAAAAGTTTCAGACAAGATATTAGCAGCAAATACCAATGGAATTGATTTGATTCTAGGGGGCCATACGCATACTTTTCTACCCGAACCGCAGTCTTTTATGAACAAGATTGGGAAAAATGTTCTGGTCAATCAGGTTGGTTGGGCAGGATTGCTTTTAGGGAAAATTACCTTTTATTTTGATAAAAATAAAAATGTGAAAAATATTTCCTGGAATAATCAAGTTATAGATGACAGCATTCTAGTATAA
- a CDS encoding T9SS type A sorting domain-containing protein, producing MKKITAFLIFVLSFHVFGQKISSSKWTDLFSYNNIVAIREDNGRLITATENGIFFYTPASGEITKLSKANGLHEVKISAFDYNPETKIGLVGYKNGALDVITPDGITYVVDIPIATGYNGEKKINHISITGNFAVISVGYGVSIFRLDKKEFGDSAFFINSGIYQEVKEAVIKDNAVYAATSTGLKSHSMPDPTNVTFPIYNTWTTIASGDIKQVATGGVIAYAHNNKVYYSAGGPFSVLSQTFSSIQDVVVNSQNLIVANGNSLSAFDFSGNSIKSLDATEKVNTGIFTDSKLYAGTKLSGIINESGEHLKPDGPYNNTSYKIDIQGDKLLVSSGARESYNNAIYNNLGYYHFDGAKWIYPELFKNSNVTYNVLDAVINPAKLSEIFFTNYSTQDGSKGIYKMNDDQFVKIYKSTGGSYNRVVGCTFDEDNQLFVSVWSGGDTSGKGGFYYYNSSIDDFNLVSVTTLGVPQKPFSHDGILYIFSAFFNTTGGMLIYDYNKTLSSLGDDRFKLIRQGNNLPADGVVSAALDQNDDLWIGTRIGLRILQNPSSAIDEANPQTEPIIIEENGVGEELFRDGQILQIEVDSGNQKWVSVDDGGVFYLSPNGEQTLTFFNRANSPLPTNNVTDIKVDKKTGKVYFVTLDGVVVYQGDVLTVTKDFGDVLVYPNPVVYAQYKGNVSIRGLAAKTNIRITDAAGNLVHQAVARGGSYEWNLANHRGVRVASGIYFVLMTNEDGTDTATAKIAVVN from the coding sequence ATGAAAAAAATAACAGCTTTTTTAATTTTTGTCCTTTCATTTCATGTATTTGGCCAGAAAATTTCTTCCAGCAAATGGACCGATTTGTTTTCTTATAACAATATTGTTGCCATTCGAGAAGATAATGGGCGACTTATCACAGCTACGGAGAACGGCATATTCTTCTATACACCAGCATCAGGAGAGATTACCAAATTATCCAAAGCGAATGGTCTTCATGAAGTAAAAATATCCGCATTTGACTACAATCCTGAAACAAAAATAGGTTTGGTAGGATACAAAAATGGAGCTCTTGATGTAATTACTCCAGACGGTATAACTTATGTGGTAGATATTCCTATTGCTACAGGATATAATGGAGAGAAGAAAATCAACCATATTTCTATTACCGGAAATTTTGCTGTGATCTCAGTTGGTTACGGAGTTTCAATTTTTAGATTGGATAAAAAAGAATTTGGTGATTCTGCATTTTTTATCAATTCAGGAATTTATCAGGAAGTTAAGGAAGCTGTGATCAAAGATAATGCAGTGTATGCTGCTACATCAACCGGGCTAAAATCGCATTCAATGCCCGATCCGACCAATGTAACATTCCCTATATATAATACCTGGACTACGATCGCTAGTGGTGATATTAAGCAAGTGGCTACAGGAGGCGTAATTGCTTATGCACATAATAATAAGGTTTATTATTCAGCAGGTGGTCCTTTCTCAGTGTTATCGCAAACCTTTTCAAGCATTCAAGATGTGGTTGTAAATTCACAAAATCTAATTGTGGCCAATGGAAACTCTTTATCTGCATTCGACTTCTCCGGAAATAGCATTAAATCTTTGGACGCTACTGAAAAAGTAAATACAGGCATATTTACCGACTCCAAATTGTATGCAGGAACCAAATTATCTGGAATTATTAATGAATCTGGCGAGCATTTAAAACCAGATGGTCCTTACAATAATACATCGTATAAAATTGATATACAAGGAGATAAGCTCTTGGTTTCAAGCGGTGCCCGGGAAAGCTATAATAACGCAATCTATAATAATTTAGGTTACTATCATTTTGATGGAGCGAAGTGGATATATCCCGAATTGTTTAAGAATTCAAATGTTACTTACAATGTTTTAGATGCCGTTATAAATCCTGCAAAATTATCTGAGATATTTTTTACCAACTATTCCACGCAGGATGGTAGTAAAGGAATTTACAAAATGAATGATGATCAATTTGTAAAAATTTATAAAAGTACCGGTGGATCTTATAATAGGGTGGTTGGGTGTACATTTGATGAGGATAATCAACTCTTTGTGTCAGTATGGAGTGGTGGAGATACTTCAGGCAAAGGAGGCTTTTATTATTATAATAGTAGTATAGATGATTTTAATTTGGTATCAGTAACTACATTGGGAGTACCTCAAAAACCGTTTTCACACGATGGAATTCTCTATATTTTCTCTGCGTTCTTCAATACTACGGGTGGTATGCTTATCTATGATTATAACAAAACATTATCTTCATTAGGAGATGATCGGTTCAAATTAATCAGACAGGGAAATAACCTTCCGGCAGATGGCGTTGTCTCTGCGGCATTAGACCAAAATGACGATTTATGGATCGGAACGAGAATCGGCCTTCGCATATTGCAAAATCCAAGCAGTGCAATAGATGAGGCTAATCCACAAACAGAACCAATTATCATTGAAGAAAATGGAGTAGGAGAAGAATTATTTAGGGATGGACAGATATTGCAAATTGAAGTCGACTCTGGAAACCAAAAGTGGGTTTCTGTTGATGACGGAGGTGTGTTTTATTTAAGCCCGAATGGTGAGCAAACATTAACTTTCTTTAATCGTGCAAATTCACCGCTGCCAACTAATAACGTAACCGATATAAAAGTTGATAAAAAAACTGGGAAGGTTTATTTTGTGACTTTAGATGGAGTCGTGGTATATCAAGGCGATGTTTTAACAGTTACTAAGGATTTTGGAGATGTTCTGGTTTATCCCAATCCAGTAGTTTATGCACAATATAAAGGTAATGTTAGTATTCGTGGCCTTGCTGCAAAAACGAATATCAGAATTACAGATGCTGCCGGAAATTTAGTTCATCAAGCTGTGGCACGTGGTGGTTCTTATGAATGGAATTTAGCAAATCATCGTGGGGTACGTGTAGCATCTGGAATTTATTTCGTCTTAATGACCAATGAAGACGGAACAGATACTGCGACTGCAAAAATTGCTGTTGTTAATTAA
- the recO gene encoding DNA repair protein RecO, whose translation METQSCFLLSYLKYGDYDAILHCFTKENGFQSFFAKGIYTAKNKKKPYLYPLSLLQITTSKASNSGGISRISKMELDSDSYDFSEISMTAILFFIADFLHQVLREESANIVMFDEINSLKREISLGNSDAYLSFIFRFLKLSGLAPLNGDGKYLNPESGIFENEISHRIFNQEISDLWKTLLTISSIYSLDLKRNQRNTFLDSLIIYCQFHLDSFYTPNSLAVVRQIFD comes from the coding sequence ATGGAGACGCAGAGTTGCTTTCTTCTTTCTTATTTAAAATATGGCGACTATGATGCAATATTGCATTGTTTCACTAAAGAGAACGGTTTTCAAAGTTTTTTTGCAAAAGGAATTTACACCGCTAAAAATAAAAAGAAACCATATTTATATCCGCTCAGCTTATTGCAGATAACAACTTCTAAAGCTTCTAATAGTGGTGGTATCTCAAGAATTTCAAAGATGGAACTAGATTCTGATTCGTATGATTTTTCAGAAATATCGATGACGGCTATTCTTTTTTTTATCGCTGATTTTCTACATCAAGTTTTAAGGGAAGAAAGTGCTAATATTGTAATGTTTGATGAAATCAATAGTTTAAAAAGAGAAATTTCGCTGGGTAATTCTGATGCGTATTTATCCTTTATCTTTAGATTTTTAAAATTATCGGGCTTAGCGCCATTAAATGGAGACGGAAAATACTTGAATCCAGAAAGTGGTATTTTTGAAAATGAAATATCTCACCGTATTTTTAATCAGGAGATTTCTGACCTTTGGAAAACGCTATTGACTATAAGCTCTATTTACAGCTTAGATCTGAAACGAAATCAAAGGAATACATTCTTAGACTCCTTGATAATTTATTGCCAATTTCATCTTGATTCCTTTTATACGCCCAATTCTCTCGCAGTGGTTAGGCAGATCTTTGACTAA
- a CDS encoding RNA-binding S4 domain-containing protein, with product MRIDKFLWCVRFYKTRSIAADEIKKNRVSLAGQTVKSSKEVKEGDVLKIRKNQIDYQLKILQIPKSRIGSKLVPDFIADKTEKEQYEILKLRKLNQEHYRNKGEGRPTKKDRRDIDGFVVADGNSEMESGDWDLFFSDVEEGSLD from the coding sequence ATGAGAATAGATAAATTTTTATGGTGTGTTCGCTTTTATAAAACAAGAAGCATTGCCGCAGACGAAATTAAAAAGAACAGAGTGTCCCTCGCAGGTCAAACTGTAAAATCTTCCAAAGAGGTGAAAGAAGGAGATGTACTTAAGATTCGAAAAAACCAAATTGACTATCAGCTCAAAATTTTACAAATTCCTAAAAGTAGGATAGGATCAAAATTAGTTCCAGATTTCATTGCGGACAAAACAGAGAAAGAGCAGTACGAGATTTTAAAACTAAGAAAGCTTAATCAGGAGCATTATAGAAATAAGGGAGAAGGCAGACCAACCAAAAAAGACCGTCGGGATATTGATGGTTTTGTTGTTGCAGATGGCAATTCGGAGATGGAAAGCGGTGATTGGGATTTGTTTTTTAGTGATGTGGAGGAAGGTTCGCTTGATTAA
- a CDS encoding shikimate kinase, which produces MIISLIGYMGSGKSHISKVLSKKTGLKLIDLDHQISLQNNSSIAEIFEKRGEIYFRKEERQILEQCLNSETACILSLGGGTPAYYDNMKIINEKSTSIYLQTNIKNLTERLLLHKNKRPLIAKITNENLPEFIAKHLFERQPFYSQAKYTVNTNSKTPEEITDEIISLI; this is translated from the coding sequence ATGATCATTTCACTCATCGGCTATATGGGAAGTGGCAAATCTCACATTTCCAAAGTTTTGAGCAAAAAAACAGGGTTAAAATTAATTGATCTGGATCACCAGATTTCTTTACAAAATAATTCTTCAATAGCAGAAATATTTGAAAAAAGAGGAGAAATATACTTTCGGAAGGAAGAAAGGCAGATTTTAGAACAATGTCTAAACTCAGAAACAGCCTGCATACTAAGTTTAGGCGGTGGAACTCCTGCGTACTATGACAATATGAAAATCATTAATGAAAAAAGTACAAGTATTTATTTACAAACAAACATCAAAAACTTAACAGAACGATTATTGCTTCACAAAAACAAAAGGCCCCTCATCGCAAAAATAACAAACGAAAATCTTCCTGAATTCATTGCTAAGCATCTTTTTGAAAGACAGCCATTCTATAGTCAGGCAAAATATACAGTGAATACAAATTCTAAAACTCCGGAAGAGATCACAGACGAAATTATTTCACTTATTTAA